In a single window of the Diospyros lotus cultivar Yz01 chromosome 10, ASM1463336v1, whole genome shotgun sequence genome:
- the LOC127811839 gene encoding uncharacterized protein LOC127811839, producing the protein MVNTRRTRNPRRRNNVREEEMQDQHEEGTEMPQGNPLPEGNQGGGTRMDQMERVLGSMVTLMRGTQPAGQVIPRNPNVSDRFQRLNPHVFQGKAGTDPCESEFWLEQVEKIFDFIGCEEEDKVGCATFMLRDEADQWWKMMQRTLQGPEGRGTPVTTWVQFKELFNTKYFPLCKKMEKGREFMNLKQTGDMSVAQYKDHFTRLIKYMPIYNLDEEAKAQKFLGGLKWKIQLALSSLGTRTYAEVVLQALTVESNFRRMETLGTEFRGPGDGRLGRKHDLGTQGRKFKTKGSCPKCQKYHPGKPCGTGAQGCYSCGGTGHVARDCPKGIVCFTCQKPGHISRDCPQKKGIV; encoded by the coding sequence ATGGTAAACACTCGCCGAACCAGGAACCCTAGGCGTAGAAACAACGTTCGAGAGGAGGAGATGCAGGACCAGCACGAGGAAGGGACGGAGATGCCCCAAGGTAACCCACTGCCAGAAGGGAACCAAGGAGGAGGAACTCGTATGGATCAAATGGAACGAGTCTTGGGAAGTATGGTCACCCTTATGCGAGGAACACAACCAGCGGGTCAGGTTATCCCCCGAAATCCTAATGTTAGCGACAGGTTCCAGCGGTTAAACCCGCATGTTTTTCAAGGAAAGGCAGGGACTGACCCCTGTGAGAGTGAGTTTTGGCTGGAGCAGGTCGAAAAGATCTTTGACTTTATTGGCTGTGAGGAGGAGGATAAAGTTGGTTGTGCAACATTTATGCTTCGTGATGAAGCTGACCAGTGGTGGAAAATGATGCAGAGAACCCTACAAGGTCCTGAAGGACGAGGTACGCCAGTTACTACATGGGTGCAGTTTAAGGAACTTTTTAATACGAAATACTTTCCTTTGtgtaagaaaatggagaaaggtCGGGAGTTCATGAATCTAAAACAAACTGGGGACATGTCCGTCGCCCAATACAAGGATCACTTCACAAGGCTGATCAAGTATATGCCTATATACAACCTGGACGAGGAAGCCAAAGCGCAGAAGTTCCTTGGAGGACTGAAGTGGAAGATTCAACTAGCCTTAAGCTCCTTAGGGACACGCACCTATGCAGAAGTGGTGCTGCAAGCCTTGACGGTAGAAAGCAACTTTCGGCGAATGGAGACTTTGGGAACGGAATTTCGTGGGCCCGGGGATGGAAGGTTGGGAAGAAAGCATGACTTGGGGACTCAAGGGAGGAAGTTCAAGACCAAAGGTTCATGCCCGAAATGTCAGAAATATCATCCAGGGAAGCCTTGTGGGACAGGAGCCCAAGGATGCTATTCTTGTGGAGGAACTGGCCACGTGGCTCGGGATTGCCCAAAGGGGATCGTGTGTTTCACTTGCCAGAAGCCTGGTCATATCTCTCGCGACTGCCCTCAAAAGAAAGGTATTGTTTAA